A genomic window from Treponema maltophilum ATCC 51939 includes:
- a CDS encoding AMP-dependent synthetase/ligase: MQMNVDNSLPVNLPLLFKLRAKTCPAVIAQAAKNKRGIFKYYDFKTVYEKILLFALALKELGITKGTHTALISDNRREWLIADFALLSLGAVDVPRGCDSTATELHYIISFADCTFGIFENMIQLNKLLEKPVPPALKTVILFEDATEADKNRALSYGLRLYDFRSLMKRGKEIGLSRRFEIEKTMEEIAGSDTATIIFTSGTTNTPKGVVLTHRNYMAQLEVVHNVLTVKEGDMWLSVLPVWHSFERIMQYIAVTLKSGIAYSKPAARIMLADMALIRPQWMCGVPRLWEALAQGIYRSVRKDGRMSFAVFSFFIEAGKLFAWAKDRISGRVCRYKNYPRFLDFFIGIVPYILLLPLYAAGELLVYRRVRKLFGARITAAISGGGALPSDVDAFYRAIGFKLLEGYGITEAGPVLSVRDCIKPRSNCVGIVYPSAQIKIVSEKNGAVLSREPLGFGKKGLVFARGDQIMKGYYKRDDLTSTVIDGELWLNTGDLGILSFDNEIKIIGRAKDAIVLLGGENVEPAAVEKALCMSRFIETAYVTGQDQKHLSALIVPDREALYDFALRCGLLYCDYADLLHQPDVHALIRAEIDKTVNADTGFRPCELIHRFCLLPDSFSVGRELSAKREFMRYKIDKIYAKEIRSLF, translated from the coding sequence ATGCAGATGAACGTCGATAACAGTTTGCCGGTCAATCTGCCCCTGCTGTTTAAGCTTCGCGCAAAAACCTGTCCGGCCGTAATCGCTCAAGCCGCAAAGAACAAAAGGGGGATTTTCAAATATTACGATTTTAAAACGGTGTACGAAAAAATCCTTTTATTCGCTCTTGCGCTTAAGGAGCTCGGCATAACGAAGGGAACTCATACGGCGCTCATTTCCGATAACCGGCGCGAATGGCTCATTGCCGATTTTGCCCTGTTGTCGCTGGGAGCGGTGGACGTACCGCGCGGCTGCGATTCGACCGCAACCGAACTGCATTATATTATATCCTTTGCGGATTGCACTTTCGGTATTTTCGAAAACATGATTCAGCTGAATAAGCTTTTGGAGAAACCGGTACCGCCTGCGTTAAAAACGGTTATCCTGTTCGAGGACGCAACCGAAGCGGACAAAAACCGTGCGCTTTCTTACGGGCTTAGACTCTACGATTTTCGCAGTCTTATGAAGCGCGGAAAAGAAATCGGTCTTTCCCGCCGTTTTGAAATCGAAAAAACGATGGAAGAAATCGCCGGCTCCGACACCGCGACCATCATATTTACGTCGGGCACGACGAATACTCCTAAAGGCGTTGTTCTTACGCACCGCAATTATATGGCCCAGCTTGAAGTCGTTCACAATGTGCTGACGGTAAAAGAAGGCGACATGTGGCTGAGCGTGCTTCCCGTATGGCACAGCTTTGAACGGATAATGCAGTATATCGCCGTTACGTTAAAAAGCGGCATTGCGTATTCAAAGCCGGCAGCACGCATTATGCTTGCCGATATGGCGCTTATTCGGCCGCAATGGATGTGCGGCGTGCCCCGTTTGTGGGAAGCCTTGGCGCAGGGCATATACCGCTCCGTGCGCAAAGATGGCCGAATGTCTTTTGCCGTTTTTTCATTTTTTATCGAAGCCGGAAAACTCTTTGCGTGGGCAAAAGACCGTATAAGCGGCCGCGTGTGCCGGTATAAAAACTATCCGCGCTTTTTGGATTTTTTTATCGGCATTGTGCCCTATATACTTTTACTGCCCTTGTATGCGGCCGGCGAATTGCTTGTGTACCGGCGCGTGCGTAAACTCTTCGGCGCTCGCATAACGGCCGCCATTTCCGGCGGAGGGGCGCTTCCTTCCGATGTGGACGCTTTTTACCGCGCAATCGGTTTTAAACTTCTTGAAGGCTACGGCATAACCGAAGCCGGCCCCGTATTGTCCGTGCGCGACTGCATTAAACCGCGCTCAAACTGTGTCGGCATTGTATATCCTTCCGCGCAGATAAAAATCGTAAGCGAAAAAAACGGTGCCGTGCTCAGCCGCGAACCGCTCGGCTTCGGTAAAAAAGGACTTGTTTTTGCGCGCGGCGATCAAATAATGAAGGGTTATTACAAGCGCGACGATTTAACGTCTACCGTTATAGACGGCGAACTCTGGCTCAATACGGGCGATTTGGGCATCCTCAGTTTTGATAACGAAATCAAAATTATCGGGCGCGCAAAGGACGCCATCGTGCTTTTGGGCGGAGAAAACGTCGAACCGGCCGCCGTCGAAAAAGCCCTGTGCATGAGCCGGTTTATAGAAACCGCCTATGTAACCGGTCAGGATCAAAAGCATTTGAGCGCGCTGATTGTCCCCGACAGGGAAGCCCTTTATGATTTTGCGCTTCGCTGCGGCCTTTTGTACTGCGATTATGCCGACTTATTGCATCAGCCCGACGTACACGCGCTTATCCGCGCCGAAATCGACAAGACGGTAAACGCCGATACGGGATTCCGCCCCTGCGAGCTCATCCATCGATTTTGTCTTTTGCCCGACAGCTTTTCCGTCGGGCGCGAGCTTTCGGCAAAGCGGGAATTTATGCGCTATAAAATCGATAAAATATACGCCAAAGAGATACGTTCTCTTTTTTAA
- the thiI gene encoding tRNA uracil 4-sulfurtransferase ThiI, with translation MNTCVYLVKLGELTLKGANIRLFEKALRVNVKSYLTKTEAKVSLYANRMYIEAPESFSAQIEYALKHVIGIAGWAKADICEKNIESIKKAVYKKALEAKQNGAASFKLEARRSDKQFPLNSYEICREGASDVYDENLLKVDVHNPDATIYIEVRDRCFVYANPHKANRGLPVGTGGKALLLLSGGIDSPVAGYRMMRRGMSVDCVYFHAYPYTSDEAKKKVEDLAAILAQYGMRLVMHIVSFTEVQMRIKQKGPENWSTMLLRMCMMKAASMIAKETRAACLISGESLGQVASQTIENLRVTESAGSFPLLRPLIGMDKEEIIETAIKIGTYETSILPYEDCCVLFAPQHPVLRAHIKEAHELYENLECGPLIEKAVQEREVKIFTAHPDRDINPDTKL, from the coding sequence ATGAATACGTGCGTTTATCTGGTAAAACTCGGCGAGCTGACTTTAAAAGGAGCGAACATCCGCCTTTTTGAAAAGGCGCTTCGAGTAAACGTTAAATCATATTTGACGAAAACCGAAGCGAAGGTTTCGCTCTATGCGAACCGAATGTACATAGAAGCTCCCGAATCTTTTTCCGCACAAATCGAATACGCGCTTAAACACGTAATCGGCATAGCCGGCTGGGCAAAGGCTGATATTTGCGAAAAAAATATTGAATCGATAAAAAAAGCCGTATATAAAAAAGCGCTCGAAGCAAAACAAAACGGCGCCGCAAGTTTTAAGCTGGAAGCAAGAAGAAGCGACAAGCAGTTTCCGCTCAATTCGTACGAAATTTGCCGCGAAGGCGCGTCAGACGTATACGACGAAAACTTACTGAAAGTCGATGTTCATAACCCGGATGCAACCATTTATATCGAAGTGCGCGACCGCTGTTTTGTGTATGCGAACCCGCACAAAGCAAACCGCGGCCTTCCCGTCGGAACGGGCGGCAAAGCCCTGCTTTTGCTTTCCGGCGGCATAGATTCGCCGGTTGCCGGCTACCGCATGATGAGGCGCGGTATGAGCGTGGACTGCGTGTATTTTCACGCGTATCCGTACACATCGGACGAAGCGAAAAAAAAAGTTGAAGATTTGGCCGCGATCCTTGCGCAATACGGCATGCGCCTTGTTATGCACATTGTTTCGTTTACCGAGGTTCAAATGCGCATAAAACAAAAGGGGCCGGAAAACTGGTCGACTATGCTTTTACGCATGTGCATGATGAAGGCCGCAAGCATGATCGCAAAAGAAACGCGGGCGGCCTGCCTTATAAGCGGCGAAAGCCTCGGACAGGTTGCAAGCCAAACGATCGAAAACTTACGTGTTACCGAAAGTGCCGGCAGCTTTCCACTTTTACGGCCGCTTATCGGCATGGACAAAGAAGAGATAATCGAAACGGCGATTAAAATCGGCACATACGAAACTTCTATTTTGCCGTATGAAGACTGCTGTGTGCTGTTCGCTCCGCAACACCCGGTACTGCGCGCGCACATTAAAGAAGCGCACGAATTATACGAAAACCTTGAATGCGGCCCGCTTATAGAAAAAGCGGTTCAAGAGCGGGAAGTTAAAATCTTCACCGCCCATCCCGATAGGGACATAAATCCGGATACAAAATTATGA
- a CDS encoding potassium transporter TrkG, which translates to MKNYQRFIFILVILSIVSLFLEQLPDKNLLLKICTNAVDALLILILCVETIVPFAKTKYKGMYIASNRFSLIFTLITIILFAFSKFSHSKIITSNWAVFILFFRNLFTIFKAYTRMKKLSNYFERFTANPARNILLSFVFLILGGTLLLMVKISTVGEKGISFIDALFTATSAACVNGLIVKSTVGDFTLWGKTILILLMQVGGLGIMLLSFFMVFLFGKRISLQDKMLLSYMLSEDDSSSLRSTVLEIVAATFLFEGIGAVLLFIGFMPTLGFSLKNVYYSIFHSVSAFCNAGFALYDDSLESFRLNPLVLLTIAFLIIFGGIGFAVLKDLRLFFTERIASVFRKQKTPYKRSLSLNTRIVLILTAALLLAGTLLFYFFEHANTMASYGLAEQYLSAFFQSATLRTAGFTSVPFTNFVLPTYLFMCVLMFIGGNSGGTAGGIKVGTLSVLYATARAFFRGEDKVTLGRFQVSENKIKSSAVIFVAGIIVVCAAVFLLSISEKSARLSRLLFEVVSAITATGLTAGITTSLSVAGKAIIILLMFFGRLGALTIMAAAVFNKDKVNINLPQADIAIG; encoded by the coding sequence ATGAAAAACTATCAGCGCTTTATTTTTATACTCGTCATTTTAAGTATCGTTTCGCTGTTTTTGGAGCAGCTTCCCGATAAAAATCTTTTACTGAAAATATGCACAAACGCCGTCGATGCCTTGCTTATACTTATTTTGTGCGTCGAAACGATCGTTCCCTTTGCGAAGACCAAATATAAGGGAATGTATATAGCGTCGAACCGTTTTTCGCTTATTTTTACGCTGATTACGATTATTCTGTTCGCGTTCAGCAAGTTTTCGCATTCAAAAATAATAACGAGTAATTGGGCTGTTTTTATTTTATTTTTCAGAAATCTGTTTACGATTTTTAAAGCCTATACGCGCATGAAAAAACTGTCGAATTATTTCGAACGGTTTACGGCAAATCCCGCGCGCAATATTTTGCTCAGCTTTGTGTTCCTTATTTTGGGAGGAACGCTTTTGCTTATGGTAAAAATCAGTACCGTCGGCGAAAAAGGCATTTCGTTTATAGATGCGCTTTTTACGGCGACGTCGGCCGCATGCGTAAACGGCTTAATTGTAAAATCGACCGTGGGCGATTTTACGCTCTGGGGTAAAACGATATTGATTTTGCTTATGCAAGTCGGCGGCTTGGGCATTATGCTTTTATCGTTTTTTATGGTTTTTCTTTTCGGAAAAAGAATATCGCTTCAGGACAAAATGCTTTTAAGCTATATGCTCAGCGAAGACGATTCGTCGAGTTTGCGCTCAACCGTATTGGAAATAGTCGCCGCCACCTTTCTATTCGAAGGGATCGGCGCGGTATTGCTGTTCATCGGTTTTATGCCGACGCTCGGCTTCAGTTTAAAAAACGTCTATTATTCGATTTTTCATTCCGTGTCGGCTTTTTGCAACGCGGGTTTTGCACTCTACGACGACAGCCTCGAAAGCTTCAGATTGAATCCGCTCGTGCTTTTAACCATCGCTTTTTTGATTATTTTCGGCGGCATCGGCTTTGCCGTTCTTAAAGACCTGCGCCTGTTTTTTACGGAGCGGATCGCTTCCGTTTTCCGCAAACAAAAAACGCCGTACAAGCGCAGCCTCAGTTTAAACACGCGCATCGTATTGATTTTAACCGCCGCCCTCCTTCTTGCCGGTACGCTGCTTTTTTATTTTTTTGAACACGCCAACACGATGGCATCCTACGGACTTGCCGAGCAGTATTTGTCGGCGTTTTTTCAATCGGCGACATTGCGCACTGCCGGCTTTACGTCGGTGCCGTTTACGAATTTCGTACTGCCCACATATTTATTTATGTGCGTTCTTATGTTCATCGGCGGGAATTCGGGAGGAACGGCAGGCGGCATAAAAGTCGGCACCTTAAGCGTTTTGTACGCGACGGCCCGCGCCTTTTTCAGGGGCGAAGACAAGGTAACGCTCGGCCGCTTTCAAGTGTCCGAAAACAAAATCAAAAGTTCGGCGGTTATTTTCGTTGCGGGAATCATCGTCGTATGCGCAGCCGTTTTTTTGCTGTCGATAAGCGAAAAGTCGGCGCGGTTGAGCCGGCTTTTGTTTGAAGTCGTTTCGGCAATTACGGCGACCGGTCTTACCGCAGGTATAACGACTTCTCTTTCCGTCGCAGGAAAGGCGATAATCATTCTTTTAATGTTTTTCGGACGACTGGGCGCTTTAACGATAATGGCGGCCGCCGTTTTCAATAAAGATAAGGTAAACATCAATTTGCCGCAAGCGGATATTGCAATCGGCTGA
- a CDS encoding potassium channel family protein, with translation MARIKQKVFAVFGLGIFGQTVAESLIEKGGDVIAADNDPALVESFKNKVTTVLHIDSTDQKALEKAPLDDVDVGIVTVGDNIEASIITTVLLKQRGIPYIISRAISDIHEKILKQVGANEVINLQKSGGKALAQRLLAPEVLETIPISSEYSFAELYAPEPFIGKKLKDTELKEKFGLHLCMVKRVKTDIDDLGNPTSEEAIIFPDGNFIFEASDILMAAGRLSDIEEFKKIL, from the coding sequence ATGGCACGAATTAAGCAAAAAGTTTTCGCGGTTTTCGGACTGGGAATTTTCGGGCAAACGGTCGCCGAATCGTTAATCGAAAAAGGCGGCGATGTTATTGCCGCGGACAACGATCCGGCTTTGGTCGAGTCTTTTAAAAACAAGGTTACGACCGTTTTGCACATCGATTCGACCGACCAAAAAGCGCTTGAAAAAGCGCCGCTCGACGATGTTGACGTCGGGATCGTAACGGTCGGCGACAACATTGAAGCGAGTATTATCACAACGGTTTTATTAAAGCAGCGCGGCATTCCGTATATTATAAGCAGGGCGATTTCCGACATTCACGAAAAGATTTTAAAGCAAGTCGGAGCCAACGAAGTTATCAATCTGCAAAAAAGCGGCGGAAAAGCCCTCGCCCAACGCTTACTCGCGCCGGAAGTTCTCGAAACGATTCCGATTTCGAGCGAGTACAGCTTTGCCGAACTTTACGCGCCGGAACCCTTTATCGGCAAAAAATTAAAAGACACCGAACTGAAGGAAAAATTCGGCCTGCATTTGTGCATGGTAAAACGCGTAAAAACCGACATCGACGATTTGGGCAACCCGACCAGCGAAGAAGCGATTATATTCCCCGACGGAAATTTTATATTTGAAGCTTCGGATATTTTAATGGCAGCCGGACGCCTGAGCGACATCGAAGAGTTTAAAAAGATTTTATAA
- a CDS encoding DUF5692 family protein — protein sequence MNSFQDRMAAVKIPHFALWLCSAIIITIVSFLTSYFPVWANIPVNVVLPFLVLIYLKTVFFEKLKLSTLIVLRTVIVVAVFMDYFANIGGLWFVYVVLAFLSINILEATFTDLKYKKYFNFVTGLVLAASVLALAPSWVNLSGKSFAFSYIYEANNSAPTAQYAFWGTVCWIIAYTIWNWIFVTDEFSPAIAYLHFAILGMPLLGCIITRNPGLWLVFRANSLTCGGILQISCKQIFEEKLKNEKMTAFVKASQKTGVQAVLMIINLALLAVPCAFAIMHKLN from the coding sequence ATGAACAGTTTTCAGGATCGCATGGCAGCGGTAAAAATTCCGCATTTTGCGCTATGGCTGTGCTCGGCAATCATTATCACGATTGTCTCGTTTTTAACGTCGTATTTTCCCGTTTGGGCGAATATTCCCGTTAATGTCGTGCTTCCCTTTTTGGTTTTGATTTATTTGAAAACGGTATTTTTCGAAAAATTAAAACTGTCCACGCTTATCGTACTGCGCACGGTTATCGTCGTTGCGGTATTTATGGACTATTTTGCAAATATCGGCGGTTTGTGGTTTGTGTATGTCGTCTTGGCGTTTTTGAGCATCAACATTCTCGAAGCAACCTTTACCGATTTAAAATATAAAAAATATTTTAACTTTGTAACCGGCCTTGTTCTTGCCGCTTCCGTTTTGGCCTTGGCTCCCTCATGGGTAAACCTTTCGGGTAAAAGTTTTGCTTTTTCATATATTTACGAAGCGAACAACAGCGCGCCGACGGCACAGTATGCATTTTGGGGAACCGTATGCTGGATTATCGCATACACGATTTGGAATTGGATTTTCGTAACCGACGAATTCAGTCCCGCTATCGCGTATTTGCACTTCGCCATTCTCGGTATGCCGCTTTTAGGCTGCATCATTACGCGCAACCCCGGATTGTGGCTTGTGTTCCGCGCCAACTCGCTTACCTGCGGCGGCATTTTGCAAATTTCGTGCAAACAAATTTTTGAAGAAAAATTAAAAAACGAAAAGATGACGGCCTTTGTCAAAGCAAGCCAAAAAACCGGCGTACAGGCGGTTTTGATGATTATCAACTTGGCTTTACTCGCCGTTCCCTGTGCGTTTGCGATTATGCATAAATTAAACTAG
- a CDS encoding phytoene desaturase family protein, producing the protein MPQYDAIIIGAGNGGLSAALTLARAGKKVAVFEKHNIPGGCGTSFCRGRFEFEVALHQLSSMGTPEQPGDLRKLFDEYGITDKIDWIQIESLYKINLPGGKGVALPADREKAEQTLVKAFPEEKEAIHKYYETVWEFNREIIAFTKKSAESSRKGKKSGEPPAPKKLIMKALFPKLYPTLAKYAVKSTDDVLNEFFKSKELQLCLSAYWCFMGMPPERFPFTILARCTYIYTEDKPFYLRGGSQVISQALTEAIKKAGGSVFFNTGIQKIVLEGGKAAGVIDENGEKYRCEKVISNISPTATYANLLDEKDIPKKAREYLKAYTVGISALTCFIGLDCPPEEVGFTDSFNLTYDSLDANRDFMNSYELDTAIDPIVSTCYTVDDPKVSPEGTSIVTAGTLKYGEAWEKLSPEQYYKAKYDAANTIIDRLEKRYPGFRSHIEELEVATPLTHMRYLNHPGGAIYGYEQDLKSSVFFYPRDTFIPNLDFASGWVNTCGFGPNYLYGHDVAKKILKEW; encoded by the coding sequence ATGCCACAATATGACGCAATCATTATAGGCGCGGGAAACGGCGGCCTTTCGGCGGCTCTTACCTTGGCGCGTGCCGGGAAAAAAGTCGCCGTGTTCGAAAAACACAATATTCCCGGCGGATGCGGAACAAGCTTTTGCCGCGGCCGGTTCGAATTCGAAGTTGCCCTGCACCAATTAAGTTCAATGGGAACGCCGGAACAGCCCGGAGATTTGCGCAAGCTTTTCGACGAATACGGCATAACCGATAAAATCGATTGGATACAAATAGAATCGTTGTACAAAATCAATTTGCCCGGCGGAAAAGGAGTTGCCCTTCCGGCAGACAGAGAAAAAGCCGAACAAACCCTTGTAAAGGCCTTTCCCGAAGAAAAAGAAGCCATACATAAATACTACGAAACGGTATGGGAATTCAACAGAGAAATTATCGCGTTTACCAAAAAGAGCGCCGAAAGTTCGCGCAAAGGTAAAAAATCCGGCGAACCGCCCGCGCCGAAAAAGCTGATTATGAAAGCGCTTTTTCCCAAACTGTATCCGACGCTTGCAAAATATGCCGTCAAAAGCACCGACGATGTGCTGAACGAATTCTTCAAAAGCAAAGAATTACAGCTGTGCCTTTCGGCGTACTGGTGCTTTATGGGAATGCCGCCGGAACGCTTTCCGTTTACGATTCTCGCCCGCTGTACCTATATTTACACCGAAGATAAGCCCTTTTATCTTCGCGGCGGCTCGCAAGTTATCTCGCAGGCTTTAACCGAAGCGATAAAAAAAGCCGGCGGTTCGGTATTCTTTAACACGGGCATACAAAAAATCGTGTTGGAAGGCGGCAAGGCCGCAGGCGTTATCGACGAAAACGGCGAAAAATACCGCTGCGAAAAAGTTATTTCCAATATTTCGCCGACTGCAACCTATGCGAACCTGCTCGACGAAAAAGACATTCCGAAAAAAGCGCGCGAATATTTAAAAGCGTACACGGTCGGCATTTCTGCGCTCACCTGCTTTATCGGTTTGGACTGCCCGCCCGAAGAAGTCGGCTTTACCGATTCGTTCAATTTAACCTACGACAGCTTGGATGCAAACCGCGATTTTATGAATTCGTATGAATTGGATACGGCGATAGACCCGATCGTTTCCACCTGCTATACGGTTGACGATCCGAAAGTTTCTCCCGAAGGCACAAGCATCGTTACGGCCGGTACACTCAAATACGGCGAAGCGTGGGAAAAACTTTCGCCCGAACAGTACTATAAAGCGAAATACGATGCGGCGAATACGATTATCGACCGGCTCGAAAAACGCTATCCGGGCTTCAGAAGCCATATCGAAGAATTGGAAGTTGCAACGCCGCTTACGCACATGCGCTATTTGAACCATCCGGGAGGCGCCATTTACGGCTACGAACAGGATTTAAAGTCGTCCGTGTTCTTTTATCCGCGCGACACTTTTATACCGAACCTCGATTTTGCAAGCGGTTGGGTAAACACGTGCGGTTTCGGCCCGAACTACCTGTACGGCCACGACGTCGCAAAAAAGATTTTAAAGGAATGGTAA
- a CDS encoding flavin reductase family protein, translated as MRSIKEILIGTMENGTEVLEEIQCARKSGKDILIQKEAVKTCLAKLHPGKLELEVSDIYPAAQDAKVFRFVSKDGYLPPFEAGQYINVFIEIDGVCTSRPYSISSSPKQRSYYEITVAAVPKGFVSAYFLKKVKKGDSFTVTSPSGRFHYNPVFHSKKSVFLAGGSGITPFMSMTREVLESGEDREIFLIYGNRTEKLSSYHEELSAFAKTYPNFHYRLVISDDKAYKGKKGFIDAKCIKSFVKQTDDATFYLCGPHIMTDFCTKALEELHVKPKNIRREMFGSRQDIQNEPFWPENLSGKENFKISVGGKTFEGKSSESLLTSLERAGVRVNVCCRSGECSLCRVKLESGKVFMPRGALLRYADEKFGYIHSCKAYPISDVRLSF; from the coding sequence ATGCGTTCAATTAAAGAAATTCTTATCGGCACAATGGAAAACGGCACAGAGGTTTTGGAAGAAATTCAATGTGCGCGCAAAAGCGGCAAAGATATTTTGATTCAAAAAGAAGCGGTAAAAACCTGCCTTGCCAAACTGCACCCGGGCAAACTGGAGCTGGAAGTTTCGGATATCTATCCTGCGGCGCAGGACGCCAAAGTGTTCCGCTTTGTGTCAAAAGACGGCTACCTTCCGCCCTTTGAAGCCGGACAATATATCAACGTATTCATCGAAATAGACGGCGTATGCACGTCAAGACCTTACAGCATTTCCTCCTCGCCCAAACAGCGCTCGTACTACGAAATTACGGTTGCGGCCGTTCCCAAGGGCTTTGTGTCCGCCTACTTTTTAAAAAAAGTAAAAAAGGGCGACAGCTTTACCGTTACTTCCCCGTCCGGACGTTTCCACTACAACCCGGTGTTCCATTCAAAAAAATCCGTGTTTTTAGCCGGCGGAAGCGGTATTACTCCGTTTATGAGTATGACGCGCGAAGTGCTCGAAAGCGGCGAAGACAGAGAAATCTTTTTGATTTACGGCAACCGCACGGAAAAGTTATCTTCGTACCACGAAGAATTGAGCGCCTTTGCCAAAACGTACCCGAACTTTCACTACCGGCTTGTTATTTCCGACGATAAAGCATACAAGGGCAAAAAAGGGTTCATCGATGCAAAATGCATAAAAAGTTTTGTTAAACAAACGGACGATGCGACCTTTTACCTGTGCGGCCCGCATATTATGACCGACTTTTGCACCAAGGCGCTTGAAGAACTGCACGTTAAGCCCAAAAATATCCGGCGCGAAATGTTCGGAAGCCGCCAAGACATTCAAAACGAACCGTTTTGGCCGGAAAATTTAAGCGGTAAAGAAAACTTTAAAATTTCGGTCGGCGGTAAAACATTCGAAGGAAAGTCGAGCGAATCGCTGCTTACGAGCCTCGAAAGAGCCGGCGTGCGGGTAAACGTGTGCTGCCGAAGCGGAGAATGCAGTTTGTGCCGCGTTAAGCTTGAAAGCGGAAAGGTTTTTATGCCGCGCGGTGCCCTGCTGCGCTATGCGGACGAAAAGTTCGGCTATATTCATTCGTGCAAAGCCTATCCGATATCGGATGTTCGGCTGTCTTTTTAA
- a CDS encoding DUF5692 family protein has translation MFFFTNYTWQNILIGLVVLAGLILVNDLTRRSKWLSIAVYIVLPLVLTFTVWPKTAVRGNGDWFPVVKTYSALAGVIGFMAIRYIKGADTKKWLLFFPCLILSINIAEAVYRDFEVYFAYRGQAVINNVDGLFMQGGIWNVLNAIAGIVLILTLTGVFGIKIAKTKSKDMIWPDQLWFWIIAYDLWNLSYCYNCISTRSMYAGLILLLSCTISEFVLKKGAWLQHRAQTLALWAMFSITFSSYAKSPLFSITSSYKPSALLVISVLSIGSNLAVFAYEIAHIAKTKRNPITQDVYTDLKSYKAVLSDNNLA, from the coding sequence ATGTTCTTTTTTACGAATTATACGTGGCAAAATATTTTAATCGGCTTGGTCGTTCTTGCAGGCCTTATTTTGGTAAATGACCTTACGCGGCGCAGCAAATGGCTTTCCATAGCCGTATACATTGTGCTGCCGCTCGTACTGACCTTTACCGTATGGCCCAAAACGGCGGTGCGCGGCAACGGCGATTGGTTTCCCGTCGTTAAAACGTACTCGGCGCTTGCAGGCGTTATCGGCTTTATGGCGATCCGCTACATCAAAGGCGCGGACACAAAAAAATGGCTGTTGTTTTTTCCCTGTTTGATTTTGTCGATTAATATTGCCGAAGCGGTGTACCGCGATTTTGAAGTCTATTTCGCCTACCGCGGTCAAGCCGTTATAAACAATGTAGACGGTTTATTTATGCAGGGCGGCATTTGGAACGTTTTGAATGCGATTGCCGGCATTGTGCTTATTTTAACGCTGACCGGCGTATTCGGCATAAAAATTGCGAAGACAAAGTCAAAAGATATGATTTGGCCCGACCAGTTATGGTTTTGGATTATCGCCTATGATTTGTGGAACCTGTCCTATTGCTATAACTGCATTTCGACGCGCTCGATGTACGCCGGCCTTATCCTGCTTTTGTCGTGCACGATCAGCGAATTTGTTCTTAAAAAAGGCGCATGGCTTCAGCACCGTGCCCAAACGCTGGCTTTGTGGGCAATGTTTTCCATTACTTTTTCGAGCTATGCAAAATCGCCGCTGTTTTCCATAACGTCGAGCTACAAGCCGTCGGCGCTGCTCGTTATCAGCGTGCTGTCGATCGGTTCAAACCTTGCAGTCTTTGCATACGAAATCGCGCACATTGCAAAAACAAAGCGCAACCCGATTACGCAGGATGTGTACACTGATTTAAAATCATACAAAGCGGTGCTTTCAGATAATAATCTCGCCTGA
- a CDS encoding lysophospholipid acyltransferase family protein, which produces MLHSIIAFIRFAAYLIGSKKYLKIVKKLDAEGEIAERDALVKEQVAEWTKLVIKLTGSTVEVKGAENIPQTGAFVMVGNHQGYLDIPLLLGYVPKSIAFISKIEILKAPILSDWMKYMQCVFIDRKDRRQSVEAMAQAVENVKRGYPLVIFPEGTRSRGGPVAEFKPGSFKLAYRSDAAIVPFTIDGTWHIWEEHKRIRSAHLTLTIHKSIPAAGLTKEEQAALPARIQKIVESALPKEHLRQATASIKSV; this is translated from the coding sequence ATGTTGCATTCAATAATCGCGTTTATACGCTTTGCCGCCTACCTGATAGGCTCGAAAAAATACTTAAAAATCGTAAAAAAACTCGATGCGGAAGGAGAAATCGCCGAGCGTGACGCTCTCGTAAAAGAACAGGTTGCCGAATGGACCAAGCTTGTAATTAAGCTTACCGGAAGTACCGTCGAAGTGAAAGGCGCCGAAAACATCCCGCAAACCGGCGCGTTCGTTATGGTCGGCAATCACCAAGGCTATTTGGACATTCCCCTGCTTTTAGGCTATGTTCCCAAAAGCATCGCATTCATCTCCAAAATCGAAATTTTAAAAGCGCCGATCCTGTCCGATTGGATGAAATACATGCAGTGCGTGTTCATCGACCGCAAAGACAGGCGCCAGTCGGTGGAAGCCATGGCTCAAGCAGTCGAAAACGTCAAGCGCGGCTACCCGCTCGTCATTTTCCCCGAAGGTACCAGAAGCCGCGGCGGTCCCGTTGCCGAGTTTAAACCGGGCAGCTTTAAGCTCGCATACCGTTCCGACGCAGCGATTGTTCCGTTTACGATTGACGGTACATGGCACATATGGGAAGAACACAAGCGCATCCGCAGTGCACACTTGACGCTCACCATTCACAAAAGCATTCCCGCCGCCGGCCTTACCAAAGAGGAGCAGGCCGCCCTTCCCGCTCGCATTCAAAAAATCGTCGAATCCGCCCTGCCGAAAGAACACTTGCGGCAAGCTACGGCTTCCATCAAAAGTGTTTAA